In a genomic window of Candidatus Moranella endobia PCIT:
- a CDS encoding DUF413 domain-containing protein: MVNNFFTSTRYFDNKNYPHGFSRHGHFTIREAQLLEHFGHAYNDLDSGKREPVTDVERQFVAMCHGQLVPSNEHEKVWFKYVEYTRRPKRFHTLSGGKPHMDVVEEYTDTDD, encoded by the coding sequence ATGGTTAACAACTTTTTTACTTCTACTCGTTATTTTGATAACAAAAATTATCCTCATGGCTTCTCTCGTCATGGTCATTTTACTATTCGTGAGGCGCAATTATTGGAGCATTTTGGCCATGCCTATAATGATCTTGACAGCGGCAAACGGGAACCTGTAACCGACGTTGAACGGCAATTTGTTGCCATGTGCCACGGTCAATTAGTCCCTTCTAATGAACATGAGAAGGTTTGGTTCAAATATGTCGAGTATACGCGCCGGCCCAAGCGTTTTCATACTCTGTCGGGAGGTAAACCACATATGGATGTAGTAGAGGAATATACTGATACAGACGATTGA
- the rpoH gene encoding RNA polymerase sigma factor RpoH, with amino-acid sequence MIKDIQVLAYIPQGSLEAYVRITNTYQILTAEEEKVLAERLHYQGDLEAAKQLILSHLRFVVHIARNYSGYGLPQADLIQEGNIGLMKAVRRFNPGVGVRLVSFAVHWIKAEIHEYVLRNWRIVKVATTKAQRKLFFNLRKTKQRLGWFNQQEVEIVAKELGVTSKDVREMESRMAAQDITFDPTPEDDIQAGQSMIPMLYLQDKASNFVDRIEENNWDDHATDRLSTVLESLDERSQDIIRARWLDDDNKSTLQELANRYGVSAERVRQLEKNAMKKMRLAIET; translated from the coding sequence ATGATCAAAGATATTCAAGTGTTAGCTTATATTCCCCAGGGCAGTTTGGAAGCCTATGTTAGGATTACAAATACCTACCAGATACTGACGGCTGAAGAAGAAAAGGTTTTAGCTGAACGTCTGCATTATCAAGGAGATTTAGAAGCAGCCAAGCAGCTGATTCTGTCTCATTTGCGCTTTGTTGTTCATATTGCGCGTAACTATTCAGGTTATGGTCTACCCCAGGCTGACCTAATTCAGGAAGGCAATATAGGACTAATGAAAGCTGTACGCCGTTTTAACCCTGGAGTGGGAGTGCGGTTAGTGTCATTTGCGGTCCACTGGATCAAGGCAGAAATTCACGAATATGTGCTACGTAACTGGCGTATTGTAAAAGTAGCGACTACTAAAGCGCAGCGCAAGTTGTTCTTTAACTTGCGTAAAACTAAGCAACGTTTAGGCTGGTTTAACCAACAAGAAGTAGAAATCGTCGCTAAAGAGTTGGGTGTAACCAGCAAGGATGTACGCGAAATGGAGTCCCGCATGGCAGCGCAGGATATCACGTTTGATCCCACGCCGGAAGATGATATACAAGCAGGGCAGTCGATGATACCTATGCTTTACCTGCAAGATAAAGCATCTAATTTCGTCGATCGCATAGAAGAGAACAACTGGGACGATCATGCTACCGACAGGTTAAGCACAGTGCTAGAAAGTCTCGATGAGCGCAGCCAGGACATTATACGTGCGCGTTGGCTAGATGATGACAACAAAAGCACACTACAGGAGCTAGCCAATCGTTACGGGGTTTCAGCTGAGCGTGTTCGGCAGCTTGAAAAAAATGCTATGAAGAAAATGCGGCTGGCAATTGAAACTTGA
- the ychF gene encoding redox-regulated ATPase YchF has protein sequence MGFKCGIVGLPNVGKSTLFNALTKAGIKAANFPFCTIQPNTGVVPMPDPRLDKLAEIVKPQRIVPTTMEFVDIAGLVKGASQGEGLGNQFLNHIRTTEAIGHVVRCFTNDNIIHVAGKIDPAEDIAVINTELALSDLEVCERAINRVQKLTKSGDNHAKLELSALKKCLLQLSNAGMLRTLNLSNDEKQAIDYLSFLTIKPMMYITNVNENSFDNNPYVEQVRAIAAAEESIVVTICAAVESDIAKLKTEARNTFMAGIDFVEPSLTSVIRAGYKLLNLQTYFTVGVKELRAWTISVGTTALQASGKIHNDFRKGFIRAQTISFEDFLFYKGELGAKEAGKIRSEGKHYVVNDGDVMNFMFNV, from the coding sequence ATGGGTTTCAAATGCGGTATTGTTGGGTTACCCAACGTTGGTAAATCAACCTTGTTTAATGCATTAACTAAAGCAGGAATCAAAGCAGCCAATTTCCCTTTTTGTACTATCCAACCCAATACTGGAGTGGTGCCAATGCCCGATCCCCGTCTTGATAAGCTGGCGGAAATTGTCAAACCGCAGCGTATCGTACCAACAACCATGGAGTTTGTCGATATCGCTGGTCTGGTAAAAGGCGCATCACAAGGGGAAGGTCTAGGCAACCAGTTCCTCAATCATATCCGTACAACTGAAGCGATTGGACATGTCGTGCGTTGCTTTACAAACGACAATATAATTCATGTGGCTGGTAAAATCGATCCGGCAGAAGATATTGCTGTCATTAACACCGAGCTTGCTTTATCCGATTTAGAAGTATGCGAACGTGCCATTAATAGAGTGCAAAAACTTACAAAAAGTGGTGATAATCATGCTAAGTTGGAGCTATCGGCACTGAAAAAATGCCTGTTACAACTGAGCAATGCAGGTATGCTACGAACATTGAATTTATCCAATGATGAGAAACAGGCAATCGACTATCTTAGTTTTTTGACGATCAAACCAATGATGTACATCACTAATGTCAATGAAAATAGTTTTGACAATAACCCTTATGTTGAGCAAGTGCGTGCTATCGCCGCGGCTGAGGAGTCAATTGTGGTAACTATCTGTGCCGCGGTAGAATCCGATATAGCTAAGCTTAAAACAGAAGCACGCAACACATTCATGGCGGGAATTGATTTTGTAGAACCAAGTTTAACTAGCGTTATTCGCGCCGGCTATAAACTGTTGAATCTGCAAACATATTTCACCGTAGGAGTAAAAGAATTGCGCGCCTGGACCATCTCGGTAGGCACTACCGCACTACAGGCATCCGGTAAAATTCATAATGATTTTAGAAAAGGCTTTATTCGAGCGCAGACTATTTCTTTTGAAGATTTTCTTTTCTATAAAGGAGAGCTTGGCGCCAAAGAAGCCGGTAAAATTCGCTCTGAAGGTAAACATTATGTGGTTAATGATGGCGACGTAATGAATTTCATGTTTAACGTTTGA
- the pth gene encoding aminoacyl-tRNA hydrolase — MSIKLIVGLSNPGKEYATTRHNAGAWYVELLAEHYHQKLNKESKFYGYTGKLTIRDKNVLLLVPTTFMNLSGKAVMAMAKFYHIAPEEVLVAHDELNLLPGSARLKLDGGHGGHNGLKNLISSFGNNSQFYRLRIGIGHPGTKNKVVSFVLSQPPKTELQLIAGAIDEAIHCTLIMINNNAEKAINRLHAYQLDFCVK; from the coding sequence GTGTCAATCAAATTAATTGTTGGCCTTTCCAATCCAGGAAAAGAATACGCTACTACCCGCCACAATGCCGGCGCCTGGTATGTAGAATTACTGGCAGAGCACTACCATCAAAAGTTAAACAAGGAAAGCAAATTCTACGGATACACCGGTAAGTTGACCATCCGTGATAAAAATGTCTTACTGTTAGTACCTACGACATTTATGAATCTCAGTGGTAAAGCGGTAATGGCGATGGCCAAATTCTACCACATTGCACCTGAGGAAGTCCTTGTTGCTCACGACGAACTTAATCTATTGCCAGGTAGTGCGAGGTTGAAACTTGACGGTGGTCATGGCGGCCATAATGGTCTGAAAAATCTTATCAGCAGTTTTGGTAATAATTCACAATTCTACCGTCTACGCATTGGTATCGGACACCCGGGTACCAAAAATAAAGTTGTTAGCTTTGTGCTAAGCCAACCGCCAAAAACAGAATTACAGTTGATTGCTGGTGCTATCGATGAGGCCATACATTGCACACTGATTATGATTAATAATAATGCCGAGAAGGCTATTAATCGCTTACATGCCTACCAGCTTGATTTTTGTGTGAAATAA
- a CDS encoding ribose-phosphate pyrophosphokinase, which translates to MVSNWRNILSGYNEVVLVQGIKIFAGNATPKLAQRITKCLYTSLGKATVSRFSDGEINVQINENVRGGDIFIIQSTCVPTNENLMELVIMVDALRRASAGRITAIIPYFGYARQDRRVRSNRVPITAKVIADFLSRVGIDRVLTVDLHAEQIQGFFDVPVDNVFGSKIIFEDLLQKELENPIIVSPDIGGVVRARAIAKMLHDTDMAIIDKRRPRANLSQVMHIIGDVENRDCVLVDDIIDTGGTLCKATEALKERGAKRVFAYATHPIFSGQAYENIKNSLIDEVIVCDTIPLDTSIQALTNVRTLTLSGMLAEAIRRINNEESISAMFEY; encoded by the coding sequence ATGGTGTCAAACTGGCGCAATATTCTCTCTGGATACAATGAGGTTGTTCTCGTGCAAGGTATTAAAATTTTTGCTGGAAACGCTACCCCGAAACTAGCACAACGTATTACTAAATGCTTATATACTAGTCTTGGCAAGGCTACAGTTAGCCGGTTTAGTGATGGCGAAATAAATGTTCAAATAAATGAAAACGTCCGTGGTGGTGATATTTTTATTATCCAATCCACTTGCGTACCTACCAATGAAAACCTGATGGAATTAGTAATTATGGTAGATGCGTTGCGCCGTGCTTCTGCTGGCCGGATCACCGCTATCATACCTTACTTTGGATATGCACGTCAAGATCGACGTGTCCGTTCCAATCGCGTCCCAATTACCGCCAAAGTAATAGCTGATTTTCTGTCACGAGTAGGTATTGACCGTGTTTTAACTGTCGATCTACACGCTGAACAGATTCAGGGCTTCTTTGATGTACCTGTTGATAACGTTTTCGGTAGCAAGATAATATTCGAAGATCTGCTACAGAAGGAGTTGGAAAATCCTATTATTGTTTCTCCAGATATTGGTGGTGTAGTACGAGCACGAGCGATAGCTAAGATGCTCCATGATACCGATATGGCGATTATTGATAAGCGCCGCCCTAGAGCCAACCTGTCGCAGGTGATGCATATCATTGGCGATGTAGAAAATCGCGACTGCGTGCTAGTTGACGATATAATTGATACCGGAGGTACCCTGTGTAAAGCAACCGAAGCATTGAAAGAGCGCGGTGCTAAAAGGGTATTTGCCTATGCTACACATCCAATTTTTTCAGGCCAGGCATATGAAAATATCAAAAATTCTTTGATCGATGAAGTAATTGTCTGCGACACGATTCCGCTAGATACTTCCATCCAAGCATTGACCAATGTGCGTACCTTGACGTTATCCGGAATGCTGGCAGAGGCAATCCGCCGAATAAACAACGAAGAATCAATATCAGCTATGTTCGAGTATTAA
- the prfA gene encoding peptide chain release factor 1, whose protein sequence is MKLSIVAKLESLRERLEEVKVLLGDSSIIFDQKRFRVLSKEYAQLSEVSSYFQRWRQVQKDINMAEYLLQEPDMREMAKDELQSYRTQQEILEQQLQLLLLPKDINDERGCFLEVRAGTGGNEAALFAGVLFRMYSRFAETNHWKLEIVSTSEGEHGGFKEVIAKVAHEGAYGVLKFESGGHRVQRVPETESQGRIHTSACTVAVIPEIPYAEMPEINNGDLRIDTFRSSGAGGQHVNTTDSAIRITHLPTGLVVECQDERSQHKNKAKAIAVLGARLRAAEIQRRQQKETSTRRNLLGSGDRSDRIRTYNFPQGRVTDHRIGLTIYRLEEVIEGKLDMLIQPIMQEHQADQLAALSEML, encoded by the coding sequence ATGAAGTTATCGATAGTTGCAAAATTAGAGTCATTGCGAGAGCGCCTTGAAGAAGTGAAAGTGCTATTAGGCGATTCCAGCATAATTTTTGATCAAAAGCGTTTTCGTGTCTTATCGAAGGAATACGCGCAGCTATCAGAGGTTTCAAGTTATTTTCAACGATGGCGTCAGGTACAAAAAGATATTAACATGGCAGAATATCTGTTACAAGAGCCTGACATGCGCGAGATGGCTAAAGATGAACTGCAGTCCTATCGTACTCAACAAGAAATACTGGAACAGCAGTTACAGTTGTTACTGCTACCAAAAGATATCAACGATGAAAGAGGCTGCTTCCTTGAGGTGCGTGCTGGCACCGGGGGTAATGAAGCAGCGTTGTTCGCTGGCGTTTTATTTCGCATGTACAGCCGTTTTGCTGAAACAAACCACTGGAAATTGGAGATAGTCAGCACAAGCGAAGGCGAGCACGGTGGCTTCAAAGAGGTTATAGCCAAGGTAGCTCATGAAGGAGCATACGGTGTACTAAAATTTGAATCCGGTGGACATCGCGTTCAGCGAGTACCAGAAACAGAATCCCAGGGACGCATTCATACTTCAGCTTGCACAGTAGCGGTAATTCCGGAGATACCATATGCTGAAATGCCAGAAATAAACAATGGAGATCTGCGTATTGATACCTTTCGCTCCTCCGGAGCAGGAGGTCAACATGTTAACACCACCGACTCAGCTATCCGCATTACTCATTTACCAACCGGGTTGGTAGTAGAATGCCAGGACGAACGCTCTCAACATAAAAATAAAGCCAAGGCTATAGCAGTGCTAGGAGCACGTTTACGCGCCGCCGAAATTCAGCGCCGTCAGCAAAAAGAAACATCAACACGCCGGAATCTGCTGGGCAGTGGTGATCGCTCCGATCGTATTCGCACGTATAATTTTCCACAGGGGCGGGTGACTGATCACCGCATAGGTTTGACCATATACCGGTTGGAGGAAGTTATTGAAGGTAAGCTAGATATGTTAATTCAACCAATAATGCAAGAGCACCAGGCAGATCAGCTAGCAGCTTTGTCTGAGATGCTCTAA
- the prmC gene encoding peptide chain release factor N(5)-glutamine methyltransferase produces the protein MTWQQWMKQAISRLSISLTFSAKQDAEILLAHVTSATRSRLLAFGETILTEAQYSMLEALLTRREQGEPVAYLTGTREFWSLPLRVSTDTLIPRPDTECLVQSALDLLSNAPAKVLDLGTGNGAIALALASERPAWQITGVDRLHAAVALARDNANRLELSNVHFCVSDWYKKLNMQCYSLIVSNPPYIEADDPHLMGDIRFEPRSALVGGESGLENLAAICRGVGSHLLPGGWLVLEHGWRQGSAVRNLLAAAGLGKIYTIRDYGNNERVSQGQQLPIM, from the coding sequence ATGACTTGGCAACAATGGATGAAACAGGCTATCAGCCGCCTAAGCATTTCGTTAACCTTTAGTGCTAAGCAAGATGCAGAAATACTATTGGCGCATGTTACTAGTGCTACACGCTCTCGGCTACTAGCTTTTGGTGAAACTATATTAACAGAAGCACAATACTCTATGCTGGAAGCATTGTTAACACGTCGTGAACAGGGCGAACCGGTGGCTTATCTAACTGGTACACGCGAATTTTGGTCTTTGCCATTGCGTGTATCAACCGATACTTTGATTCCACGACCTGATACTGAATGTTTAGTACAGAGCGCGCTAGATCTATTGTCGAACGCCCCAGCCAAGGTACTAGATTTAGGCACCGGCAACGGTGCGATAGCACTAGCGTTGGCATCGGAACGTCCGGCATGGCAAATAACCGGCGTAGATCGATTACATGCCGCAGTTGCACTCGCTCGTGATAACGCCAATCGCTTAGAATTAAGTAATGTGCATTTTTGCGTCAGTGACTGGTATAAAAAATTAAATATGCAATGCTATAGTCTTATTGTTAGTAATCCACCTTATATTGAAGCGGATGATCCGCATCTGATGGGAGACATACGTTTCGAACCGCGCAGTGCTTTAGTAGGTGGAGAGAGCGGCCTTGAGAATTTAGCAGCTATTTGTCGTGGGGTTGGTTCGCATTTGCTACCTGGCGGCTGGCTTGTTCTAGAGCATGGCTGGCGTCAGGGTTCCGCCGTGCGCAACTTGCTTGCTGCTGCAGGTTTAGGTAAGATCTATACCATAAGAGATTATGGAAATAATGAACGAGTTAGTCAGGGACAGCAGTTGCCAATAATGTAA
- the suhB gene encoding inositol-1-monophosphatase yields MQPMLNIAIRAARMAGNLIAKSYENFDTIEASKKYNNNFVTNINTKLEHVIVDLIRKFYSQHSIVINNSGELEVENTNIQWIIDPLDGTTNFIKRFPHFAVSIAVRIKGYTEVAVVYDPMRNELFTASRGQGAQLNGYRLRVGTAHHLDDTILAIAFHYKQKQHANNIGYMTLVRKLLVKCADFRSTGSAVLDLAYVAAGRVDGLFEISLNPCDFASGERLVREAGGLVTDFAGRNYHLRSGDIVAGNPRIVKTILSTILD; encoded by the coding sequence ATGCAGCCGATGCTTAATATCGCCATTCGCGCTGCGCGAATGGCGGGTAATTTAATTGCTAAAAGTTATGAAAACTTTGATACCATCGAAGCCAGTAAAAAATACAACAATAATTTTGTCACTAACATCAACACTAAATTGGAACATGTTATTGTTGACCTGATTCGTAAATTCTACTCGCAACACTCAATTGTTATCAACAATAGTGGTGAGCTTGAAGTTGAAAATACTAATATACAATGGATTATCGACCCATTAGATGGGACAACAAATTTTATTAAGCGTTTTCCTCACTTTGCTGTTTCTATTGCTGTACGGATAAAAGGCTATACGGAAGTGGCTGTAGTTTATGATCCTATGCGAAATGAGCTGTTCACTGCTTCTAGAGGCCAGGGAGCCCAGTTGAACGGCTATCGTCTGCGCGTAGGTACCGCACACCATCTAGATGATACCATTTTGGCAATCGCTTTTCACTATAAGCAAAAACAGCATGCCAACAATATTGGCTATATGACCCTAGTAAGAAAACTATTAGTTAAGTGTGCAGATTTTCGTAGCACTGGATCGGCTGTACTGGATTTGGCATATGTTGCTGCCGGTCGTGTAGATGGTTTGTTTGAAATCAGCCTTAATCCATGTGATTTTGCTAGTGGTGAACGGCTAGTGCGTGAGGCTGGTGGTTTGGTTACCGATTTTGCGGGCAGAAATTATCATTTACGTTCTGGTGATATTGTCGCCGGTAATCCTCGCATAGTAAAAACTATACTTTCCACTATACTTGACTAA
- a CDS encoding IscS subfamily cysteine desulfurase, whose product MKLPIYLDYSATTPVDPRVAEKMMQYLTLDGIFGNPASRSHRYGWQAEEAVDIARNYIAALVGTDSREIIFTSGATESDNLALKGAAYANRAQGNHIITALTEHKSVIDTCQYLEKEGFMVTWLVPLANGIVTPQQLSNAIRDDTILVSLMHVNNETGVIQDIAAFGKLCRASGALFHVDASQSVGKLPINLATLPVDFMSFSSHKVYGPKGIGALFVRRKPWVRINAQIHGGGQELGLRSGTLPVHQIVGMGEAYNIAAQVIANEMPFLRALRDQLYHGLQHNIDGVNVNGDLQQGVATILNISLRDMESDSLMIALKDLAVSTGSACTSAHLEPSHVLRAMKLYNVDNVLTNNSIRFSLGRFTTQEEIDYTIKHTRTVITQLRKQKNLVDAVFSRTI is encoded by the coding sequence ATGAAATTACCGATTTATCTTGATTACTCAGCTACTACTCCGGTTGACCCAAGAGTAGCAGAAAAGATGATGCAGTATCTTACACTTGATGGAATCTTTGGTAATCCTGCTTCCCGTTCCCACCGTTATGGCTGGCAAGCGGAAGAAGCAGTCGATATTGCGCGTAATTATATCGCCGCACTTGTTGGTACTGATTCTCGAGAAATTATATTTACTTCCGGTGCTACTGAGTCTGATAATCTCGCCCTGAAAGGGGCTGCTTACGCTAATCGCGCTCAAGGTAACCATATTATTACTGCATTAACTGAGCATAAATCGGTTATAGATACTTGTCAGTATTTGGAAAAAGAAGGCTTCATGGTCACTTGGTTAGTTCCGCTAGCTAACGGTATCGTTACCCCACAGCAATTGAGTAATGCTATCCGTGATGACACAATTCTGGTGTCATTAATGCACGTTAACAACGAAACTGGCGTAATTCAGGATATCGCAGCCTTTGGTAAACTTTGCCGCGCCAGCGGGGCATTATTCCATGTAGATGCTAGTCAAAGCGTGGGCAAATTGCCCATTAATCTAGCCACATTGCCAGTCGACTTTATGTCGTTTAGCAGCCATAAAGTTTATGGACCGAAAGGTATCGGCGCTTTATTCGTTCGTCGTAAACCATGGGTTCGAATCAATGCACAAATTCATGGTGGTGGTCAAGAACTAGGTCTGCGCTCCGGAACACTACCTGTGCATCAAATTGTCGGTATGGGAGAAGCTTATAATATCGCAGCGCAAGTTATAGCGAATGAAATGCCGTTTCTACGGGCACTACGCGACCAACTGTATCATGGATTACAGCATAATATCGATGGTGTTAATGTTAATGGCGACTTACAACAGGGTGTAGCAACTATTCTGAATATTAGCTTACGTGATATGGAAAGTGATTCCCTTATGATAGCATTGAAGGATCTAGCAGTATCTACAGGCTCTGCCTGTACTTCCGCCCACCTGGAGCCGTCTCATGTCTTACGCGCCATGAAGTTGTATAATGTTGATAATGTACTTACCAACAACTCCATTCGTTTCTCTTTGGGACGTTTTACCACACAGGAAGAAATAGACTACACTATTAAACACACCAGAACAGTTATTACGCAACTACGCAAACAAAAAAATTTAGTTGACGCAGTATTTAGCCGAACAATCTAA
- the acpS gene encoding holo-ACP synthase produces the protein MAIVGIGTDIVELERMEAVVSRTGAKIARRILSQNELLQYQQHNKPVRFLAKRFAVKEAVSKAFGTGIRNGLTFSQVEVCNDAMGKPSLQLIAQAAELASRLKITRMHVTLADERYYVYAMVIFEQ, from the coding sequence ATGGCGATTGTTGGTATTGGTACCGATATCGTCGAGCTGGAGCGAATGGAGGCGGTAGTTTCCCGCACAGGTGCTAAAATAGCACGTCGGATACTCAGTCAAAATGAATTACTGCAATATCAACAGCATAATAAGCCGGTACGATTTCTTGCTAAACGTTTTGCTGTAAAAGAAGCAGTGTCGAAGGCCTTTGGCACCGGTATTCGTAACGGGCTTACTTTTTCACAGGTTGAGGTCTGCAACGATGCCATGGGAAAACCTTCATTGCAATTGATTGCTCAAGCTGCTGAATTAGCTAGCAGGTTAAAAATTACCAGAATGCATGTAACATTAGCTGATGAGCGGTATTACGTCTACGCCATGGTAATTTTTGAACAATAG
- the pdxJ gene encoding pyridoxine 5'-phosphate synthase, with translation MVELRLGVNIDHIATLRNARGTAWPDPVHAAFIAEQAGANSITVHLREDRRHINDRDVKLLRQTIQTNMNLEMAVTEEMMAIACTLLPNFCCLVPEKRHEVTTEGGLDIAAQRNKLRQAVVRLSDAGIKSSLFIEADEQQIKAAADIGAPYIELHTGAYANAVDEVSREAEYARIRQGAQYAATLGLKVNAGHGLNYHNVKPVAAITFMHELNIGHAIISRAVLSGLEEAVKDMKRLIHEACC, from the coding sequence ATGGTTGAATTACGACTAGGTGTAAATATTGATCACATTGCGACATTAAGAAATGCGCGTGGTACTGCTTGGCCAGATCCAGTTCATGCCGCGTTTATTGCAGAACAAGCTGGAGCAAATAGCATTACGGTACATTTGCGTGAAGACCGCCGTCATATAAACGATCGTGATGTTAAGCTATTGCGCCAAACTATTCAGACTAATATGAATCTAGAAATGGCAGTAACAGAAGAGATGATGGCCATTGCCTGTACCTTATTGCCGAACTTTTGCTGCCTAGTTCCAGAAAAACGCCATGAAGTAACTACCGAAGGCGGACTTGATATTGCTGCTCAGCGTAATAAACTACGTCAAGCTGTGGTTCGACTGAGTGATGCTGGAATTAAGAGTTCGTTGTTTATCGAGGCCGATGAGCAGCAGATCAAGGCGGCGGCGGATATAGGTGCGCCCTACATTGAACTTCATACCGGCGCCTATGCCAACGCAGTGGACGAGGTCTCGCGTGAGGCAGAGTATGCCCGCATCCGTCAAGGAGCACAATACGCCGCCACTCTAGGACTAAAGGTTAATGCTGGACATGGTCTTAATTATCACAATGTTAAACCAGTGGCAGCAATAACCTTTATGCATGAGTTAAATATTGGTCATGCCATTATTAGTCGTGCTGTGCTTAGCGGCTTAGAAGAAGCAGTAAAAGATATGAAACGCCTTATACATGAAGCATGCTGCTGA